From the genome of Chlorogloeopsis sp. ULAP01, one region includes:
- a CDS encoding ABC transporter substrate-binding protein, producing the protein MKKNIGAFALTLTTLLTGFLVSACETTTSNTTSNNGGSATPAGSTTTAAGSTQGLKIGSLLPTTGDLAAIGQQMVQSVPLLVNTVNACGGVNGQPITLVQVDDQTDPRAGAAGMQKLATLDKVAGVVGSFASSVSTAAVSIAVPNKVMLISPGSTSPVFTEKATKGGFKKDNVSYWARTAPPDTYQAQALAQLANKRGFKQVATVVINNDYGVGFEKAFVQAFEKLGGTVVNKNRPVRYDPKATTFDTEAQAAFAGKPDAVLGVFYEETGSLFLKSAYQQGLTQGVQMMLTDGVKSDTFPTRVGKTSDGKYITTGSIGTVPGSNGKGLEAFNKLWQSKRAAPPAPYTPHGWDAAALLVLSAQAAKENTGVGIASKLRDVANAPGVEVSDVCEGLKLLREGKDINYQGASGNVDIDENGDVVGVYDVWTIGDDGKIKTIDQVTPK; encoded by the coding sequence ATGAAAAAGAATATTGGTGCCTTTGCTCTAACTTTAACTACATTACTCACAGGTTTTTTAGTATCAGCTTGTGAAACTACTACTTCCAATACCACATCTAACAATGGCGGTAGTGCGACTCCAGCAGGTTCAACTACCACAGCAGCTGGTAGCACTCAAGGATTAAAAATTGGTTCACTTTTACCAACAACAGGTGATTTAGCAGCGATCGGACAGCAGATGGTGCAGTCTGTTCCTTTACTTGTAAATACTGTCAACGCTTGTGGCGGTGTAAATGGGCAACCCATAACTCTGGTACAAGTAGATGATCAAACTGATCCCAGGGCTGGTGCTGCGGGTATGCAAAAATTGGCAACCTTGGATAAAGTTGCAGGTGTAGTTGGTTCCTTTGCCAGCAGCGTCTCTACTGCTGCTGTCTCCATAGCTGTACCCAATAAAGTTATGCTGATTTCTCCTGGTAGTACTAGCCCCGTATTTACCGAAAAAGCAACAAAAGGAGGCTTTAAAAAAGACAACGTCAGCTACTGGGCGCGTACTGCTCCTCCAGATACCTATCAAGCACAAGCTTTAGCTCAACTTGCCAATAAAAGAGGTTTTAAACAAGTTGCCACAGTTGTGATTAATAACGACTACGGTGTGGGCTTTGAAAAAGCATTTGTGCAGGCATTTGAAAAATTAGGAGGAACTGTAGTAAATAAAAATAGACCTGTTCGCTACGATCCCAAAGCTACTACTTTTGATACTGAAGCCCAAGCAGCATTTGCAGGTAAGCCAGATGCAGTGCTAGGCGTTTTTTACGAAGAAACAGGCAGTCTGTTTCTTAAATCAGCCTACCAACAAGGGCTGACTCAAGGAGTGCAGATGATGCTCACTGATGGTGTGAAGTCAGACACGTTCCCGACTAGAGTCGGTAAAACATCTGATGGTAAATATATTACTACTGGATCGATAGGTACAGTACCTGGTTCCAATGGTAAAGGGTTAGAAGCTTTTAACAAACTTTGGCAATCAAAAAGAGCAGCGCCACCAGCACCATATACTCCCCATGGATGGGATGCGGCAGCCTTATTAGTTTTATCAGCTCAAGCAGCGAAGGAAAACACGGGTGTGGGAATTGCCAGCAAACTCCGTGATGTTGCCAATGCTCCTGGCGTAGAAGTGAGCGATGTTTGCGAAGGCTTGAAATTGCTGAGAGAAGGTAAAGATATTAACTATCAAGGAGCTAGCGGTAATGTGGATATTGATGAAAACGGTGATGTCGTAGGTGTTTATGATGTTTGGACAATAGGTGACGATGGCAAAATTAAGACAATTGATCAGGTAACTCCTAAGTAG
- a CDS encoding glycoside hydrolase family 3 protein, whose translation MAGSEAIQSFGHHLIVGISGTTLNDDDKRILNELKPVGVVLYAKNFRYGSHYEDWLLIYQNLIDQIRQYAERDSMFITIDHEGGNVHRPYLPITRFPHAFLLGGRSREVATAAAVELKSLGINVSWAPVADIFSNPNNPIIGPRAFGTTPETAATGARDYYLGLHESGIIGCAKHFPGHGDTSTDSHLELPTLNLTIEELRERELIPFKVLIDEQVPMIMTAHILFPNIDPDVPATLSQPILNGILREELGFGGVIVSDDLDMKAVSDMYTKSGTVARTFNAGCDLFIVSRNLPSSSLERTFAIAQDFINSLSNGSLEERIVEAARMRIDSLLAITPQYLVSSLDKDTLMRHAELAIACSFHKAVVTENVVGQSS comes from the coding sequence ATGGCAGGATCAGAAGCTATTCAAAGCTTTGGACATCACCTGATTGTGGGTATTTCTGGTACTACTTTAAATGATGATGATAAACGTATATTAAACGAATTAAAGCCTGTAGGGGTTGTTTTATATGCTAAAAACTTTCGTTATGGCAGCCATTATGAAGATTGGCTGCTGATTTATCAGAATCTGATTGATCAAATTCGCCAGTACGCCGAACGTGACTCAATGTTTATAACTATTGATCACGAAGGAGGTAATGTTCATCGTCCTTATTTACCGATCACTCGATTTCCCCATGCTTTTTTGTTGGGAGGGCGATCGCGTGAAGTCGCAACAGCAGCAGCAGTTGAACTGAAATCATTGGGAATCAATGTATCTTGGGCGCCAGTGGCAGATATCTTTTCCAATCCCAATAACCCGATTATAGGGCCTCGTGCATTTGGCACTACTCCTGAAACTGCGGCAACTGGAGCGCGTGACTACTATCTGGGATTGCACGAGTCAGGAATTATCGGCTGTGCCAAACATTTTCCTGGACATGGAGACACTAGCACAGACTCTCACTTGGAACTGCCAACACTGAATTTAACTATAGAAGAATTGCGAGAACGAGAACTAATCCCGTTCAAAGTTCTCATTGATGAGCAAGTACCAATGATTATGACTGCCCACATTTTATTTCCCAATATAGATCCTGATGTGCCAGCAACACTCTCGCAACCAATTCTCAACGGCATACTCAGAGAGGAGCTTGGGTTTGGGGGTGTAATCGTGTCTGACGATTTGGATATGAAGGCTGTCTCAGATATGTATACCAAAAGTGGAACTGTGGCGCGGACATTTAACGCAGGCTGTGATTTGTTCATTGTCTCCCGCAACCTGCCTTCATCTTCGTTAGAACGCACCTTTGCCATCGCTCAAGATTTTATCAATTCTTTGAGTAACGGTAGCCTTGAAGAACGGATTGTCGAAGCAGCCAGAATGCGAATTGATAGCCTCTTGGCAATAACTCCGCAGTATTTGGTGTCTTCCCTTGACAAAGATACACTTATGCGTCATGCGGAATTGGCGATCGCTTGTTCTTTCCACAAGGCTGTGGTGACAGAAAATGTTGTTGGGCAGAGTTCGTAG
- the pds gene encoding 15-cis-phytoene desaturase, which produces MRVAIAGAGLAGLSCAKYLTDAGYTPIVLESRDVLGGLVAAWQDKDGDWYETGLHVFFGAYPNMLQLLKELGIEDRLQWKEHTMIFNQPEKPGTYSRFDFPNLPAPLNGIVAILRNNDMLSWGEKIQLAKGLVPAMLRGQKYVESTDQYTFSQWLKLQGVKDEVQQDIFIAASKSLNFINPDEISAVVLLTALSHFLQEKHGSKMAFLDGSPIERLCQPLVDYITERGGEVRLNTPLKEILLNEDGTVKGFLIRGLNGAPDEVLTADVYVSAMPVDVMKVMLPVPWQQNQFFQKLEGLEGVPVINLQLWFDRKLTDIDQLLFSRSPLLSVYADMSNTCRGYADPDRSMLELVLAPAENWIAKSDEEILQATLAELQKLFPVHFSGDNPAKLLKYHIVKTPRSVYKATPGRQQYRPSQQTPISNFYLSGSYTMQPYLGSMEGAVLSGKLTAQAISARSPAGVYAEADSAANSKEQTQTPQPATNAATA; this is translated from the coding sequence ATGCGAGTAGCGATCGCCGGAGCAGGACTAGCAGGACTTTCCTGTGCTAAATATCTCACAGATGCAGGTTATACACCCATTGTCTTGGAAAGTCGGGACGTACTGGGGGGTTTAGTAGCAGCTTGGCAGGATAAAGACGGCGACTGGTATGAAACTGGGCTGCACGTCTTTTTTGGGGCTTACCCCAATATGTTGCAGCTACTTAAAGAACTGGGTATTGAAGACCGTTTGCAGTGGAAAGAGCACACAATGATCTTCAACCAACCCGAAAAACCAGGCACTTACAGTAGATTTGATTTTCCGAATTTGCCAGCGCCTTTAAATGGCATTGTGGCAATTTTGCGAAACAACGATATGCTCTCTTGGGGTGAAAAAATCCAGCTAGCAAAAGGATTAGTTCCAGCTATGCTCCGGGGGCAAAAGTATGTTGAGTCAACAGACCAATACACTTTTTCACAATGGTTAAAGCTACAAGGTGTAAAGGACGAGGTACAACAAGATATTTTTATTGCTGCCTCAAAGTCACTTAACTTTATCAACCCCGACGAAATATCGGCTGTAGTACTATTGACAGCTCTAAGTCACTTCCTCCAAGAAAAACATGGCTCTAAAATGGCTTTTTTGGATGGTTCTCCAATAGAGCGATTGTGCCAACCACTGGTAGATTATATTACAGAACGTGGAGGGGAAGTACGGTTAAACACGCCTTTGAAAGAAATTTTACTTAACGAAGACGGAACAGTGAAGGGATTTTTGATCCGGGGGTTAAATGGCGCACCAGATGAAGTGTTGACTGCTGATGTTTATGTCTCGGCTATGCCCGTAGATGTGATGAAGGTAATGTTACCAGTCCCTTGGCAGCAAAATCAGTTCTTCCAAAAGCTAGAAGGGTTAGAAGGCGTACCCGTGATAAACTTGCAGTTGTGGTTTGACCGCAAGCTTACAGATATAGACCAGTTGCTATTCTCGCGTTCACCTCTACTCAGCGTTTATGCTGATATGAGTAATACCTGTCGTGGATACGCCGATCCAGATCGCTCGATGCTGGAATTGGTGTTGGCTCCGGCAGAAAATTGGATTGCAAAATCCGATGAGGAGATTTTGCAGGCAACCCTTGCCGAGTTGCAGAAACTCTTCCCTGTCCATTTTAGTGGAGACAATCCAGCCAAATTATTGAAATATCACATAGTCAAAACGCCGCGCTCAGTTTACAAAGCAACCCCTGGTCGCCAACAGTACCGTCCTTCCCAGCAAACTCCGATTAGCAACTTCTATCTGAGTGGTAGTTACACAATGCAACCTTATCTCGGTAGTATGGAAGGTGCCGTACTTTCCGGTAAGCTGACAGCACAAGCGATCTCTGCGAGAAGCCCTGCGGGCGTCTACGCTGAAGCAGACTCGGCGGCAAATTCAAAAGAGCAAACGCAAACCCCTCAGCCTGCAACGAATGCTGCAACTGCCTGA
- a CDS encoding gluconolaconase → MLKKFLYTAAIVVFTFGSVQSLAAPVDVLAPIELTSNFQYPNGITRASNGTLYIGSVTSGQILRINPQGKIETFFAGNDEVFAANALRLDERRGILWGTSSDFLGVRTLNGETIRRPHRIFAIDTRTGKILRVILMPDSGFGNDIALDEDGGVYVTDSSRPRIHYLAPGATQLQIWAEDKRFASKEIGLAGIARKSDGTTIVGLFSAGEILKVIPQPQGGVKVEPILLVRKLENPDGMQFASDGRLLVIEGAINSGNGSLLRIDVLSPGTQPKSIETLARGMESPVNLTVSDREIWVTEARIRHRLLPGQEKQIPDRFFIRRFTLPR, encoded by the coding sequence ATGCTGAAGAAATTCCTTTATACAGCTGCAATTGTAGTGTTTACCTTTGGCTCAGTTCAGTCTTTAGCTGCGCCCGTGGATGTACTAGCCCCTATTGAACTAACTTCTAATTTTCAATATCCAAATGGAATTACACGTGCCAGCAACGGTACTTTATACATTGGTTCGGTTACGAGCGGACAAATACTACGTATCAATCCTCAAGGCAAAATCGAAACCTTTTTTGCTGGAAATGACGAAGTGTTTGCTGCCAATGCTCTGCGGCTAGATGAACGACGAGGAATCCTTTGGGGAACTTCTTCCGACTTTCTGGGAGTTCGCACTCTGAATGGTGAAACTATCCGTCGCCCACATCGGATTTTTGCCATTGATACGCGCACGGGTAAGATTTTGCGTGTCATATTAATGCCCGATAGTGGTTTTGGTAACGATATTGCACTTGATGAAGATGGCGGCGTTTATGTTACAGACAGTTCACGCCCGCGCATTCACTATCTCGCGCCTGGAGCAACTCAACTCCAGATTTGGGCAGAGGACAAACGGTTTGCCTCCAAAGAAATAGGGCTTGCTGGTATTGCTCGTAAATCTGATGGTACAACCATCGTCGGTTTGTTCTCTGCTGGAGAAATCTTGAAAGTAATACCTCAGCCCCAAGGTGGCGTGAAAGTTGAGCCTATACTCCTTGTACGCAAGCTTGAAAATCCTGACGGAATGCAGTTCGCGTCTGATGGGCGTTTGCTTGTCATTGAAGGTGCGATCAACAGTGGTAACGGTAGCCTCCTACGCATTGATGTACTTTCTCCTGGAACTCAACCCAAATCTATAGAAACCTTGGCTCGTGGCATGGAGTCACCCGTTAACTTAACTGTAAGCGATCGCGAGATCTGGGTTACGGAAGCACGTATTCGCCACCGTCTTCTTCCAGGGCAGGAAAAACAGATCCCTGATCGCTTCTTTATCCGTCGTTTCACCTTGCCACGTTAA
- the crtB gene encoding 15-cis-phytoene synthase CrtB, translating into MLQLPDSPPRMKLPVSVEESYQLCRKITAKYAKTFYLGTLLMTKAKRPAIWAIYAWCRRTDELVDGPAAAVTTPETLDKWEQQLESIFAGYPIDSFDVALVDTLQRFPMDIQPFRDMITGQRMDLYRSRYENFEELYLYCYRVAGTVGLMSTAVMGVDTQQNTAPWNYYQPAYIPTEEAIALGIASQLTNILRDVGEDARRGRIYIPQADLAQFNYTEQDLLKGVVDERWRSLMRFQIDRTRQFYSKAEKGISHLSPDARLPVWAALMHYSKILEKIERNDYNVFDRRACVPQWQKLRSLPIAWLRSQAL; encoded by the coding sequence ATGCTGCAACTGCCTGATTCCCCTCCGCGCATGAAACTGCCGGTCTCTGTGGAAGAGTCCTATCAACTTTGCCGTAAAATCACAGCAAAGTATGCCAAAACATTTTATCTTGGCACTTTGTTGATGACCAAAGCAAAGCGTCCTGCTATTTGGGCCATTTATGCTTGGTGTCGTCGTACAGACGAGCTAGTGGATGGCCCAGCAGCTGCTGTTACTACACCAGAAACTTTAGACAAATGGGAGCAGCAACTGGAATCCATTTTTGCGGGATACCCCATAGATAGTTTTGATGTAGCCTTAGTGGATACCCTCCAGCGCTTTCCGATGGATATCCAGCCTTTTCGGGATATGATCACAGGACAGCGCATGGACTTATACCGCAGCCGCTACGAAAATTTTGAAGAGCTATACCTTTACTGTTATCGCGTCGCTGGTACGGTAGGATTAATGTCAACGGCTGTGATGGGAGTAGATACCCAGCAAAATACTGCCCCTTGGAATTACTATCAACCAGCTTATATACCTACCGAGGAAGCGATCGCCTTAGGAATTGCCAGCCAACTTACTAACATTCTCCGAGATGTAGGTGAGGACGCTCGACGAGGGCGAATTTATATTCCCCAAGCGGATTTGGCACAATTCAACTACACTGAACAAGATTTGTTAAAAGGTGTGGTTGATGAGCGCTGGCGTTCTTTAATGCGCTTCCAAATTGACCGCACGCGCCAATTCTACAGCAAGGCAGAAAAGGGTATTAGTCATTTATCTCCTGATGCCCGATTGCCTGTATGGGCAGCTCTAATGCACTATAGTAAAATTTTGGAGAAAATAGAGCGCAACGACTACAATGTTTTCGACCGACGCGCCTGCGTGCCGCAGTGGCAAAAATTACGTAGCTTGCCAATAGCTTGGTTGCGATCGCAAGCGCTATAG
- a CDS encoding PhzF family phenazine biosynthesis protein, whose product MSSLNFYIVDVFAETKYTGNQLAVFTNAANLTSEQMQLIAKEINYSETTFLTSPQQISGGYNVRIFTPEQELPFAGHPTLGTAYILQREIIKYPVPKILLNLKVGQIPVTVNYIDAFIECMWMKQKEPTFHQVLDAQTIAEVLNILPDEIDLRFPIQEVSTGVPFIIVPLKTLESLKRTKVNQDKYFEIISTTDAKCILVFCPETYHPINQLNVRVFCDYLGIPEDPATGSANGCLAGYLVEYSYFGKQKISVRVEQGYEIKRPSSLLLEAEKKDTAIEVNVGGKVVMVATGEFV is encoded by the coding sequence ATGAGTAGTCTTAATTTTTACATAGTTGATGTATTTGCTGAGACAAAATATACTGGTAATCAGTTAGCTGTATTTACTAATGCAGCTAACTTGACCTCAGAGCAAATGCAGCTCATCGCCAAAGAAATAAATTATTCAGAGACAACGTTTTTGACCTCACCTCAGCAAATATCTGGTGGATATAACGTCCGTATATTTACTCCTGAGCAGGAACTCCCTTTCGCTGGACACCCAACATTAGGTACAGCCTATATTCTTCAAAGGGAGATTATTAAATATCCTGTGCCGAAAATTTTATTAAATTTAAAAGTTGGACAAATACCTGTCACCGTTAATTATATTGATGCTTTTATTGAATGTATGTGGATGAAGCAAAAAGAGCCAACTTTTCACCAGGTATTAGATGCACAAACGATTGCTGAAGTACTGAATATTCTGCCAGATGAGATAGATTTGCGTTTTCCAATTCAAGAAGTTTCGACTGGAGTGCCGTTTATTATTGTTCCTCTCAAAACTTTGGAATCATTGAAAAGAACTAAAGTCAATCAAGATAAATATTTTGAGATAATAAGTACCACAGATGCTAAATGTATTCTTGTTTTTTGTCCAGAAACTTATCATCCTATTAATCAACTCAATGTGCGAGTTTTTTGTGATTATTTAGGCATACCAGAAGATCCTGCAACTGGTAGTGCAAATGGATGCTTGGCTGGATATTTAGTTGAATACTCTTACTTTGGCAAACAAAAAATCAGTGTACGAGTTGAACAAGGGTATGAAATCAAAAGGCCTTCTTCGCTACTACTGGAAGCAGAAAAAAAAGATACAGCCATAGAGGTGAATGTGGGAGGAAAGGTAGTTATGGTTGCCACAGGTGAGTTTGTATAA